The genomic stretch AAGCCCTCCGTTGAATTAAAGCGGGTGATATTGGGAAAGTTAAAATCAAAAAAGTAAAGCCCACCATTGACCCGCTCAAAAAATCGCCTGTCAGCAGGAGGGTTGGTGGTATGCAATGGTGGCCCGAGAATATTATTGCGGAAGACCACATGGATGGTGCGGTCCATTTCCGAATAAGGGGCCAGATTGGCGCACATGGCAGAGGCGCCCATCTCGTTTGGTCGGCAAAAGCGCCATAGATCCCGTTCAGGCGTATTGAAGACTCGCATCACTAGGCGTATATCGACTCCTCTTAAGGGAACCGCTAGGGAGGCCGTGGGAGGATCAGGGTTGTCGACCATCACATCGACGATATTACCAAAGGAAATAGAGCTACCAGCGGCCGAGTTGTCGCCGGCTCGTAAGTTTCCAGCGCCCGGCCCTAAGGCTTCGGTGACCCACAGGACACCTGAGAAGGCAGAGGTCTGATGCTGGTAATAAACTCCCACGGCGTTAACATCTGTTAGTTTACTGGCCGCGGCGTTGACGCCACTTCTTTGAGCCTCTTTTAAGAAAACGGCCAATGTGGTGACGGCCGGAGTTG from Pseudobdellovibrionaceae bacterium encodes the following:
- a CDS encoding prepilin-type N-terminal cleavage/methylation domain-containing protein, coding for MGIGNCKSYFHLDEKGYTLPELMITMVVASVIFVSVGGLIIQTNEGIKINQQRQHMIDNLMSANMAILRHMGQGLGMRWSGAANLNAFGAQVTGGSCFTGSTCGRVRQLVQAPNTVASSLAAPPTPAVTTLAVFLKEAQRSGVNAAASKLTDVNAVGVYYQHQTSAFSGVLWVTEALGPGAGNLRAGDNSAAGSSISFGNIVDVMVDNPDPPTASLAVPLRGVDIRLVMRVFNTPERDLWRFCRPNEMGASAMCANLAPYSEMDRTIHVVFRNNILGPPLHTTNPPADRRFFERVNGGLYFFDFNFPNITRFNSTEGF